One Etheostoma cragini isolate CJK2018 chromosome 18, CSU_Ecrag_1.0, whole genome shotgun sequence DNA window includes the following coding sequences:
- the rd3 gene encoding protein RD3, with product MATWFSWNEPYSRSPRRDPADVVTETLMLEFSWQLKETERQQRERENEYRRLKTGVDYSWLASTPRSSYNISTGERLGLEDLCSKVPPTCCGLVILKFREAMQINEPEVQEVSGLFRSILLEALDHLKEEQEAQRLAHQWNNRRAISMSLVNFRSRIKINPFGSTVGLTSVADGAGLSDLKTVSEDVERGMESSKRVWSMPDFRYKGTSSSKVV from the exons ATGGCCACTTGGTTTAGCTGGAATGAGCCGTACAGCCGGAGCCCCCGACGGGACCCGGCTGACGTGGTCACCGAGACCCTGATGCTGGAGTTCAGCTGGCAgctgaaggagacagagaggcagcaaagagagagggaaaatgagTACCGGCGCCTCAAAACTGGAGTTGATTACAGCTGGCTGGCCAGCACGCCTCGGTCGTCCTACAACATCAGCACCGGGGAGAGGCTCGGCCTGGAGGACCTCTGCTCCAAGGTGCCGCCGACCTGCTGCGGTCTGGTCATACTCAA GTTCAGGGAGGCAATGCAGATCAATGAACCTGAAGTGCAGGAGGTGTCTGGCCTGTTTCGCTCCATCCTCCTGGAGGCTCTGGATCACCTGAAGGAAGAGCAGGAGGCACAGCGGCTCGCCCATCAGTGGAACAACAGACGTGCTATAAGCATGTCCCTCGTGAACTTCAGGTCCCGGATTAAGATCAACCCGTTTGGAAGCACAGTTGGCCTGACCTCTGTGGCAGACGGGGCCGGGTTGAGCGACCTCAAAACCGTGTCAGAGGACgtagagagagggatggagagctCGAAGAGGGTGTGGAGCATGCCTGACTTCAGATATAAAGGAACCAGTAGCAGTAAGGTTGTCTGA
- the si:ch211-22i13.2 gene encoding NKAP family protein CG6066 codes for MSTKSESRVSSSSSRSDERRRSTSSGQEKTKRKRSRSRSSSSSSSSSSRSSSSSSSSSSSSGSSHSSSHSRSSSSSSDSRSKSRKKSKKRKMDKQSKKPKGKKEKRHKRKKDKKVKGGEENVGPVQISKYLNDKKKGKYSMISGKKIKMKVKKSKKDKQRDKNRAQLLEFLNSTL; via the exons ATG TCAACGAAGTCGGAGTCCAGAGTGTCAAGCTCCAGCTCCAGATCCGATGAAAGGAGGCGATCAACGAGCTCAG GTCAAGAAAAAACTAAGCGTAAACGCAGCCGTAGTAGATCTTCCTCGTCTTCCTCGTCGTCCTCTTCCAGgtcatcttcatcatcctcatcgTCCTCTTCTTCATCCGGTTCATCACACTCATCCAGCCACAGTCGGAGTAGCTCCAGCAGTAGCG actCCCGCAGTAAATCCAGAAAGAAGtctaagaaaaggaaaatggacaaacaatcaaaaaaa CCGAAAGGCAAGAAAGAGAAGCGACACAAacgaaaaaaagacaagaaagtaaaaggaggagaagaaaacgTGGGACCTGTACAAATCTCCAAG tatttGAATGACAAGAAAAAGGGCAAGTACAGCATGATTTCAGGGAAGAAGATAAAgatgaaagtaaaaaagtcaaagaaagacaaacag CGGGATAAAAACCGAGCCCAACTTCTTGAGTTCTTGAACTCTACCCTGTGA